Proteins encoded together in one Ferroglobus placidus DSM 10642 window:
- a CDS encoding multiheme c-type cytochrome — MNVGRILLLLTFVAVLAAVSAAQEYDGSVAKVVILKNGVPELYFSKGDKVEFRVYSYVGDQKDLKLKLYNYKGDRFKEMRFSKKGDYYVAYWTADREGWIYYVITSRDKIRNIWGYIVVGNNDIGSIKLYKDGVESESFVQGDYVYVKIKTTDKDKVRRVLISNWAGDVRSLDGDEVEIISSTENELYFRFYLGNYLTEHLYPDKWASLRVETDRGIKASTPFFFGEAAPTPTPTPTPTPTPTPTPTPTPTPTPTPTAQGEVLKLSFDRLAVLDDPNSGSAASGFQNPPKSWGSDWWYGRATTITAYALVMNGTPVANAQVTFKLIAPDGSVKKQVTAYTDSSGLAKASFDLNNANFYGYWKIVAESGALSAEQTFVYNWWGCAWCHGNEKLTDHGTYTPKSPFVMGYDFHRNPKKGEHVDPIVDGRCTVCHQSYDAIPHDSYAMQGKDAIKNAPPADQYPAGIHKDKVQCEDCHEQSTVRYARPEVPGCYDTCHPLKNFNLTAIFTTTGYSVGGSYRSFYAYDVNTGEPAKAHTSQKTVPCLSCHNAAHNNTKPYVGADNSYTENEQCLSCHGYKHGTSVTNCVGCHGQDAHLVKAPKAGNCIECHKVGGFAPNVDVEAFNISVHANLNANAASSSGYPSVVGACWACHYNGTEPQSHDTAAFRNPKKCEDCHLSGNYGAPVVEEHIRFGRDITVNTYCTDCHSLGEMLNAFKDPEVTKNSTVSHYARKRIDLRTWDSGISDNCSYCHQNTTTVFSIVMSDVWSKNVPPHATNYPSPSCTNSTCHNSGLIHSSSLTKPTLTDTYCQNCHSKQFHNNAIDCSTCHLENGMPKNIHGIKYLTSSGTFTSNPSDAVDCTSCHQPGSSTSGILNAPVIPDPLKHSSDSSGQKWGSYWMTELESCYYCHGDTKHEAKALGNVSNLTLDPANVMNSSSLTTRWCYGCHVAGYQYYMGTSLNPQPPAIDVNNLGSANWLNHSSFVSADSTDQICIACHSLNGSYALTTANYAHSLDPGTSGGPDCVACHDIGGFAPNVDVMAMKSGTHANLNSGAYNATKLTDEIDKACWACHGDGSEPEKHPTSYKNPKQCEDCHLSGAFNAPVVANHFSNGASIKVNSTCVDCHSKNEMLTAYSDSSVTVMSAVSHYGKKRADLLTPSQYDTYDVKCSYCHQNTTTAFADVMKSSFSYNVPDHSDSPNSPSCVGLCHGYGRMHDETLSKKSLTTSRMCLDCHSAGGKFKHNGTVDCFVCHMDPSDSIGKAQIHGIKYLQKDGSFVMYQPANAVDCYTCHATANVSQVLTSYGLTAPQITWLGHSTGQKWGVYWTTDNQACEYCHGDTKHNTTALGRISLIADTSTLDSLVCAACHATDSANYAGDKWSPTPPSIVGTAINEEWVSHDFLGGDYRASNCAACHNPDAADVTQLAHDVKAAAGGCIQCHANQSVAYVNVNAMGRHANVDGDANLTDKDCTTCHFDISGKFSANYKPIAGVNVYSCEDCHVNGNPVSVPADVQISSFQHGLNDCKSCHIVSYGYHYASPLGDVAALPSFSSDYRTNEATRVNLCNDCHHRMNADDEPFHAPGITPAMAGYSSCGSGGWCHGGSRETTDPHYVKQIYQSPWFSYSLNMPDNVSGKFNASLKIWTNNIQMHYGYYEVIDSFGNVILRANLTPDDGEWGQSYANWGRDSIESFTISIDPSGWMPGNYTVKFYVMRDAPKVDPSKPYYMNGYILTVSKQFAVQ, encoded by the coding sequence ATGAACGTGGGAAGAATTTTACTGTTGCTAACATTCGTAGCAGTTCTTGCAGCGGTTTCAGCAGCACAAGAGTACGATGGAAGCGTGGCTAAAGTTGTTATACTGAAAAACGGAGTTCCGGAGCTCTACTTTTCGAAAGGAGACAAGGTCGAGTTCAGAGTTTACAGCTACGTGGGAGATCAGAAAGATCTCAAGCTGAAACTGTACAACTACAAGGGCGATAGATTCAAAGAAATGAGATTCTCAAAGAAAGGTGACTACTACGTCGCTTACTGGACAGCAGACAGGGAGGGATGGATTTACTACGTGATAACTTCGAGGGACAAAATCAGGAACATCTGGGGCTACATTGTTGTTGGGAACAATGATATCGGAAGCATAAAGCTTTACAAAGACGGAGTGGAGAGCGAAAGCTTCGTTCAGGGAGATTACGTTTACGTCAAAATAAAGACCACCGACAAAGACAAAGTTCGTAGAGTTCTCATAAGCAACTGGGCGGGAGATGTAAGGAGTCTGGATGGAGATGAGGTAGAGATTATTTCTTCGACCGAAAACGAGCTTTACTTCAGATTCTACCTTGGCAACTATCTAACCGAGCACCTCTATCCTGACAAGTGGGCTTCACTCAGAGTCGAAACGGACAGAGGAATAAAAGCTTCCACACCGTTCTTCTTCGGAGAAGCCGCTCCAACTCCCACTCCGACACCTACCCCTACACCGACACCCACTCCTACTCCAACGCCTACTCCCACACCGACTCCTACTCCAACGGCACAGGGAGAAGTTTTGAAACTCTCTTTCGACAGGCTTGCTGTTCTTGACGATCCGAATTCTGGCAGTGCAGCTTCGGGATTTCAGAACCCGCCTAAAAGCTGGGGCTCGGACTGGTGGTACGGGAGAGCGACAACAATTACAGCATACGCACTTGTAATGAACGGAACTCCAGTAGCAAATGCACAGGTGACGTTTAAGCTGATAGCACCTGACGGAAGCGTGAAAAAGCAGGTAACTGCATATACCGACTCAAGCGGATTGGCAAAAGCGAGTTTCGATCTAAACAATGCGAATTTCTACGGCTACTGGAAAATCGTAGCTGAAAGCGGAGCTTTAAGTGCAGAGCAAACCTTCGTTTACAACTGGTGGGGATGTGCGTGGTGTCATGGAAACGAGAAGCTGACAGACCACGGCACCTACACGCCGAAATCACCATTCGTAATGGGCTACGACTTTCACAGGAATCCGAAGAAGGGTGAGCATGTTGATCCTATAGTGGACGGCAGGTGCACGGTATGCCACCAGAGCTACGATGCAATTCCCCACGACAGCTACGCTATGCAAGGCAAAGATGCAATTAAGAACGCTCCTCCTGCCGATCAGTATCCGGCTGGTATTCACAAGGATAAGGTTCAGTGCGAAGACTGCCATGAGCAATCAACTGTTAGATATGCCCGTCCGGAAGTTCCAGGCTGTTACGACACGTGCCATCCACTAAAGAATTTCAACCTCACGGCAATTTTCACAACCACCGGCTACTCGGTTGGAGGCTCTTACAGATCCTTCTACGCCTACGATGTTAACACGGGAGAACCTGCTAAGGCTCACACATCTCAGAAAACCGTGCCCTGCTTGAGCTGCCACAACGCAGCTCATAACAACACCAAACCTTACGTCGGAGCAGACAACAGCTACACCGAAAACGAGCAGTGCCTGAGCTGTCACGGCTACAAGCACGGAACAAGTGTAACGAACTGTGTCGGCTGCCACGGACAGGATGCTCACCTCGTCAAAGCACCGAAGGCAGGAAACTGTATAGAGTGCCACAAAGTTGGAGGCTTCGCACCTAACGTTGACGTTGAGGCTTTCAACATCAGCGTTCACGCAAACCTGAATGCCAATGCAGCATCTTCATCAGGCTATCCTTCGGTGGTCGGAGCATGCTGGGCGTGTCATTATAACGGAACCGAACCTCAGTCGCACGACACGGCAGCGTTTAGAAATCCGAAGAAGTGCGAAGATTGCCACCTCTCAGGAAATTACGGAGCTCCAGTTGTAGAGGAACACATCAGGTTCGGAAGGGACATAACTGTCAACACATACTGCACGGACTGTCACAGCCTTGGTGAGATGCTGAACGCCTTTAAAGATCCAGAAGTAACCAAGAACTCTACGGTCTCCCACTATGCCAGAAAGAGGATAGATTTGAGGACGTGGGATTCGGGAATTTCAGATAACTGTTCTTACTGTCATCAGAACACGACAACAGTATTCAGTATTGTAATGAGTGATGTCTGGAGCAAAAACGTTCCGCCTCACGCGACAAACTATCCGTCTCCATCGTGCACGAACTCCACATGTCACAACTCTGGACTGATACACAGCTCAAGCTTGACGAAACCGACACTCACTGACACATACTGTCAGAACTGTCACAGCAAGCAGTTCCACAATAATGCCATTGACTGCAGCACCTGCCACCTCGAAAATGGAATGCCGAAAAACATCCACGGAATCAAGTACCTGACTTCTTCCGGAACATTTACATCGAATCCATCGGATGCTGTGGATTGCACCTCCTGCCATCAACCCGGAAGCTCGACATCTGGAATTCTGAACGCTCCTGTCATTCCAGATCCGCTAAAGCACTCCTCAGACAGCAGCGGTCAGAAGTGGGGCAGTTACTGGATGACAGAACTTGAATCCTGCTACTACTGTCACGGTGATACGAAACACGAAGCAAAGGCTCTTGGAAACGTTTCAAACCTGACTCTCGATCCAGCGAATGTGATGAACTCGTCAAGCCTTACGACAAGGTGGTGTTACGGCTGCCATGTTGCGGGCTATCAGTATTACATGGGAACGTCATTGAACCCGCAACCTCCTGCAATCGACGTTAACAATCTCGGAAGCGCCAACTGGCTGAACCATTCAAGCTTCGTATCGGCTGACAGCACGGATCAAATCTGCATCGCCTGTCACAGCCTTAACGGTAGTTACGCATTAACAACTGCTAACTACGCTCACAGCCTCGATCCGGGAACTTCTGGCGGACCTGACTGTGTTGCCTGCCACGACATCGGTGGCTTCGCACCTAACGTTGATGTCATGGCTATGAAATCCGGAACTCATGCTAATCTGAACAGCGGTGCGTACAATGCAACCAAGCTGACAGACGAAATTGACAAAGCTTGCTGGGCATGCCATGGGGATGGAAGCGAGCCCGAGAAGCATCCGACCAGTTACAAGAATCCAAAGCAGTGCGAAGACTGTCATCTCAGCGGAGCATTCAATGCTCCAGTTGTAGCTAACCACTTCTCCAACGGAGCGAGCATAAAGGTGAATTCAACATGCGTTGATTGCCACAGCAAGAACGAAATGCTTACCGCATACAGCGACTCTTCTGTAACAGTCATGTCAGCAGTTAGCCACTACGGCAAGAAGAGAGCAGACTTACTAACGCCTTCTCAGTACGACACTTACGACGTTAAATGCTCCTACTGCCACCAGAACACAACGACAGCATTCGCAGATGTCATGAAGAGCAGCTTCAGCTATAACGTGCCGGATCACTCAGATTCTCCGAACTCGCCGAGCTGTGTAGGATTGTGCCACGGATACGGAAGAATGCACGATGAAACGCTCAGCAAGAAGTCTCTGACAACTTCCAGGATGTGTCTCGACTGCCATTCTGCGGGAGGAAAGTTCAAGCACAACGGAACTGTTGACTGCTTCGTCTGCCACATGGATCCCTCAGATTCGATAGGCAAGGCTCAAATACACGGAATTAAGTATCTCCAGAAAGACGGAAGCTTTGTAATGTATCAGCCAGCAAATGCGGTTGATTGCTACACATGCCATGCAACCGCCAACGTATCGCAAGTGCTGACATCTTATGGCTTAACAGCTCCTCAGATTACATGGTTGGGACACTCAACCGGGCAGAAGTGGGGAGTGTACTGGACAACAGATAACCAAGCCTGCGAATACTGTCATGGTGATACCAAGCACAACACAACTGCGCTTGGTAGAATCTCTCTCATAGCAGACACATCAACGCTCGACAGCTTGGTATGCGCAGCTTGTCATGCAACAGACTCAGCCAACTACGCCGGAGATAAATGGTCTCCAACACCGCCAAGCATTGTCGGAACGGCTATAAATGAAGAATGGGTCAGCCACGACTTCCTCGGAGGAGATTACAGAGCCTCGAACTGTGCTGCATGCCACAATCCGGATGCTGCAGACGTTACCCAGCTTGCACACGACGTTAAAGCTGCAGCTGGAGGCTGTATTCAGTGTCATGCCAACCAGAGCGTTGCTTATGTTAACGTGAATGCAATGGGAAGACACGCCAACGTTGACGGAGATGCAAATCTTACTGACAAAGACTGCACAACCTGCCATTTCGACATAAGCGGCAAATTCTCCGCTAACTACAAACCGATTGCCGGAGTTAACGTTTACAGCTGCGAAGACTGCCACGTTAACGGTAATCCGGTTAGCGTTCCGGCAGATGTGCAGATTTCGTCCTTCCAGCACGGTCTAAACGACTGCAAGTCATGCCACATCGTCAGTTACGGATATCACTACGCTTCTCCGCTCGGTGATGTAGCAGCACTTCCAAGCTTCAGCTCGGATTATAGAACGAATGAAGCAACGAGGGTTAACCTGTGCAACGACTGCCACCACAGAATGAACGCTGACGATGAGCCGTTCCACGCTCCCGGAATAACTCCAGCAATGGCGGGTTACTCCTCATGCGGCAGTGGAGGGTGGTGTCATGGTGGAAGCAGAGAAACGACGGATCCGCACTACGTTAAGCAGATATATCAATCGCCGTGGTTCTCATACTCGCTGAACATGCCCGATAACGTGTCCGGAAAGTTCAATGCATCTCTAAAGATATGGACAAACAACATACAGATGCACTACGGATATTACGAGGTGATTGACAGCTTCGGCAATGTAATCCTTAGAGCGAATCTCACTCCAGATGATGGAGAATGGGGACAGAGTTACGCAAACTGGGGAAGAGACAGCATTGAAAGCTTCACGATTTCAATCGATCCGTCTGGCTGGATGCCCGGCAACTACACCGTAAAGTTCTACGTGATGAGGGACGCTCCGAAAGTCGATCCGTCGAAGCCGTACTACATGAACGGCTACATACTGACTGTGAGCAAGCAGTTTGCAGTTCAGTAA
- a CDS encoding glycoside hydrolase family protein — MLKTAAVLVTLIYLFNGGYPVLEKFNDTYWMVFKGDDGIYITSSKDLKSWSAPVKIPGTKQGDYHPWFIIDRNGVFRVVYVKHEIINPESIKYGFDYDIYATYSYDGVNWVEPYPVAESEKIDWYPHLYQDKSGKFWLTYSVAEENGSTGIYVRESRDFITWSEAKVVIPPDGEYIFGKLFEFKGKWWMNYAKFTGDKDNLTLLNNHDIFIAYGDSPYELKNHARITSTPPLNFTLYNDAKADDERIWIAYTSTVEGNEEVYLISSRDGVNWTKPVKLSRNVEYISQLEEPFNFKCDQKSVLIEKDRVIVAYQSAIFRENRSIWLAIVNKSEIPAETFSVKYWNDEKTSKESPLGVEVLILSITSAAMLRKILK; from the coding sequence ATGCTGAAGACTGCTGCTGTTCTGGTTACGCTGATATACCTGTTCAACGGAGGTTATCCGGTTCTGGAAAAATTTAACGACACTTACTGGATGGTCTTCAAGGGCGACGACGGAATATACATAACAAGCTCGAAGGATTTAAAAAGCTGGAGCGCTCCTGTGAAAATACCCGGAACGAAGCAGGGAGATTATCATCCGTGGTTTATCATCGACAGAAACGGAGTTTTCAGAGTCGTTTACGTTAAGCACGAGATAATAAATCCGGAGTCGATAAAATACGGATTCGACTACGACATATACGCGACCTACAGCTACGATGGTGTGAACTGGGTCGAACCTTATCCGGTTGCGGAAAGCGAAAAGATAGACTGGTATCCACACCTTTATCAGGATAAAAGCGGAAAGTTCTGGCTGACGTACAGCGTAGCTGAAGAGAACGGAAGCACCGGGATTTACGTAAGAGAAAGCCGTGATTTCATAACGTGGAGCGAAGCGAAAGTGGTAATTCCGCCAGACGGTGAATACATTTTCGGAAAGTTGTTTGAATTCAAAGGAAAATGGTGGATGAACTACGCGAAGTTTACAGGAGACAAAGATAATCTGACTCTCCTCAACAACCACGACATATTCATTGCCTATGGCGATTCACCTTACGAGCTGAAAAATCACGCGAGAATAACCTCCACGCCTCCCCTAAACTTCACACTCTACAACGATGCCAAGGCGGATGATGAGAGAATCTGGATTGCCTACACGTCAACAGTGGAGGGCAACGAGGAAGTATATCTTATCAGCAGCAGAGATGGTGTGAACTGGACCAAGCCTGTAAAGCTGTCGAGAAATGTGGAGTACATTTCTCAGCTCGAAGAGCCTTTCAACTTCAAATGCGACCAAAAAAGCGTTCTGATAGAAAAAGACAGAGTTATCGTAGCTTACCAGTCAGCCATATTCAGGGAGAACAGGAGTATATGGCTGGCTATAGTAAACAAAAGCGAAATACCAGCCGAGACTTTTTCCGTAAAATACTGGAACGACGAAAAGACTTCAAAAGAAAGCCCACTTGGAGTGGAAGTATTAATCCTCTCAATTACTTCAGCCGCAATGTTGAGAAAAATTTTAAAATAA
- a CDS encoding cytochrome c3 family protein, giving the protein MKTRFLTEVALSILLLLVIIPITEAQEFNVKLSLDRLVVLDDPNSGSAASGFQNPPKSWDSDWWYGRATTIKAYAVVLGEEGALSGVQVTFRLINPNGNVEYTTTATTNAAGIAEFEYDMNNKNYYGYWKVEAEVTLDGVTKRAEQTFVYNWWGCAWCHGNEKLTDHGTYTPKSPFVMGYDFHRNPKKGEHVDPIVDGRCTVCHQSYDAIPHDSYAMQGKDAIKNAPPADQYPAGIHKDKVQCEDCHEQSTVRYARPEVPGCYDTCHPLKNFNLTAILTTTGYSVGGSYRSFYAYDVNTGEPAKAHTSQKTVPCLSCHNAAHNNTKPYVGADNSYTENEQCLSCHLNGQHSTTNPVDCVDCHSQDAHSIKVVKKGGGYDSPSSSNSVLKKDCEECHVSTTGSFFESKGYSPRTDSFGNSIAKHAGKVDCKDCHGDESRFHRIAYLSSDGSFADKQSASYCFDCHTNSGANSYIESRGYYPLAITSFQHGNASYDGKNWGTYWSSDREACYYCHQRSPHGDVKGNVSGLDVKADLSGKACAACHVKSYSGYIGDRLNPEPPAIDVNNTGRAKNSAGEEWYNHTRYLEDYNDATCFGCHAPSPDFPRDFYAFVHNVEEGLRPGADCASCHDLNERPPKRVDVSAFSNSVHANLNSNALNSTPVNPLSKACWLCHGDGTEPSDHPDNYKNPKKCEDCHLSGNYGAPVVEEHIKSGKHVKVSAECWDCHGISEMVVLNSDEEGSSKAFASHYAKLRQDLWVRGYSGDVGLDCYYCHQNATSAFKAVMKNENHTYMPDHGLNDRSCWACHGLEMHVRLDKPSVSNTYCKSCHSGYELHNGTVSCYVCHMDGSDTTYDSPKAQIHGIKYPSANGYTSVKSKGCYGCHTGKLSKSTNAWGVSVPTIPEFSHSNYPNNGTRWGDYWNSVDDACIYCHTPAVHSSNLKGNVSIVKGSNSYRADLANSYWCSACHYSSYSGYKGDSLNPTPPDIASYSTPSDGIKWFDHSSYISSDYSDAKCLECHGENVVRSNEFVHAVKEGVGGACMDCHTDPYYSSVAVNVSSFGRHAKVDGREGLDVDDCRICHYSPWEMLRSGWTIVSVTCEDCHKGNVPEDVKITAFQHGSNSCIDCHAGGGYEKGKLYHYDFSTPYGSVKDPGWSEWSKSVVDCYDCHVSHAKSEPFYAIGISSYMATSFSSCGGVNCHGGGTVHNVVKSPYMYPPFVRVSIERNMVLEGETVSVSADIWGYDVQINDSWYEVLDAKGNVLLSGKALPSDGSFGGLKNGYGYERVEFSFNANFEPGVYEVRVYAEKDTGMTSYGEAELIVGAAGSSAANFYFESWNLDGTLTNWAFGGSGTLEKSSISKSGYSAKITATSEAWIESIKFPVESNKEYLVIVFANFSNKVGLTVKKWSNNALLETTPEVVAEGNPGRWIAFGTVVNSGNADNLSILLKVYSGYAYFDNVSVVAVPLLENRAVNGEFEEDEDAYASYEKSDENVKAWEPKKVSGFVLPAKYPGRGRVLAVLGTGYWTSAYQDESFSTAARSYARDYGIRMSGEFIILADIYKSSEGFGGVELTFWDWSFDQAKNNLVEDGSYKVGFYDSTDWRTVVIIDDMNNANLLQIKLKGENVKELMFDRVRCYLNEGVVN; this is encoded by the coding sequence ATGAAAACCCGCTTTTTAACTGAGGTAGCTTTATCAATTTTGCTTCTACTTGTAATCATCCCGATCACTGAGGCTCAGGAATTTAATGTAAAACTCTCTCTCGACAGGCTTGTTGTTCTTGACGATCCGAATTCTGGCAGTGCCGCTTCGGGATTTCAGAACCCGCCTAAAAGCTGGGACTCGGACTGGTGGTACGGAAGGGCAACGACGATAAAGGCGTACGCTGTAGTTCTTGGAGAAGAAGGTGCTTTGTCGGGTGTTCAGGTAACTTTTAGACTTATAAACCCGAACGGTAATGTCGAATACACCACCACAGCAACGACCAACGCTGCGGGAATTGCGGAATTCGAATACGATATGAACAACAAGAATTACTACGGCTACTGGAAGGTTGAGGCTGAGGTAACCCTCGACGGAGTTACAAAGAGGGCGGAGCAAACCTTCGTTTACAACTGGTGGGGATGTGCGTGGTGTCATGGAAACGAGAAGCTGACAGACCACGGCACCTACACGCCGAAATCACCATTCGTAATGGGCTACGACTTTCACAGGAATCCGAAGAAGGGTGAGCATGTTGATCCTATAGTGGACGGCAGGTGCACGGTGTGCCACCAGAGCTACGATGCAATTCCGCACGACAGCTACGCTATGCAAGGAAAAGATGCAATTAAGAACGCTCCTCCTGCCGATCAGTATCCGGCTGGTATTCACAAAGATAAGGTTCAGTGCGAAGATTGTCATGAGCAATCGACGGTCAGATATGCTCGCCCTGAAGTTCCAGGCTGTTATGACACGTGCCATCCACTAAAGAATTTCAACCTCACGGCAATTCTCACAACCACCGGCTACTCGGTTGGAGGCTCTTACAGATCCTTCTACGCCTACGATGTTAACACGGGAGAACCTGCTAAGGCTCACACATCTCAGAAAACCGTGCCCTGCTTGAGCTGCCACAACGCAGCTCATAACAACACCAAACCTTACGTCGGAGCAGACAACAGCTACACCGAAAACGAGCAGTGCCTGAGCTGCCACCTCAACGGTCAGCACTCCACAACAAATCCTGTTGATTGTGTTGACTGCCACAGTCAGGATGCCCATTCAATAAAGGTTGTGAAGAAGGGAGGAGGCTACGATTCTCCCTCTTCGAGCAATTCAGTACTTAAAAAGGATTGCGAGGAGTGTCACGTTTCAACAACCGGGAGCTTTTTCGAATCAAAAGGATACTCACCGAGGACTGACAGCTTTGGCAATAGCATAGCGAAGCACGCCGGAAAAGTTGATTGCAAAGACTGTCATGGAGATGAGAGCAGATTCCACAGAATAGCTTATCTGAGTTCTGACGGTAGTTTTGCTGACAAGCAGAGTGCATCGTACTGCTTCGACTGTCACACGAATTCCGGAGCAAATTCTTACATAGAATCTAGAGGATACTATCCGCTAGCTATAACTTCCTTCCAGCATGGAAACGCGAGCTACGATGGTAAAAACTGGGGCACTTACTGGAGTTCAGACAGAGAAGCATGTTACTACTGCCATCAGAGGTCTCCGCATGGAGATGTTAAAGGCAACGTTTCTGGACTGGATGTTAAAGCGGATTTATCTGGAAAAGCCTGTGCCGCATGTCACGTTAAAAGCTATTCGGGCTATATCGGAGACAGGTTGAACCCCGAACCTCCTGCAATTGACGTGAACAACACCGGCAGAGCTAAAAATTCAGCTGGAGAGGAATGGTATAACCATACGAGGTATCTTGAAGACTACAACGATGCAACGTGTTTTGGCTGTCACGCACCTTCTCCGGACTTTCCGAGGGACTTCTACGCATTCGTCCACAACGTGGAAGAGGGATTAAGACCGGGGGCTGATTGCGCTTCTTGCCACGATCTGAACGAAAGACCGCCGAAAAGAGTGGATGTTTCAGCTTTTTCAAATTCGGTGCACGCCAATCTCAACAGCAACGCCTTAAACAGCACACCGGTAAATCCGCTGAGTAAAGCATGCTGGCTGTGTCATGGCGATGGGACTGAGCCGTCGGATCATCCCGACAACTATAAGAATCCGAAGAAGTGCGAAGATTGCCACCTCTCAGGAAATTACGGAGCTCCAGTTGTGGAGGAGCATATAAAGAGTGGAAAGCATGTTAAGGTTTCGGCGGAATGCTGGGACTGTCACGGCATTTCCGAGATGGTTGTTTTAAACTCGGACGAAGAAGGATCGAGTAAGGCTTTCGCAAGTCATTACGCGAAGCTGAGACAGGACTTATGGGTAAGAGGGTATTCGGGGGATGTCGGTCTGGATTGCTATTACTGTCACCAGAACGCAACATCGGCATTTAAAGCAGTAATGAAGAACGAGAATCACACCTACATGCCGGATCACGGTCTGAATGACAGATCTTGTTGGGCTTGTCACGGGTTGGAGATGCATGTAAGATTGGACAAGCCTTCGGTTTCAAACACTTACTGCAAATCCTGTCATTCAGGCTACGAGCTGCACAACGGAACTGTCAGCTGTTACGTCTGTCACATGGACGGAAGCGATACCACATACGACTCACCAAAAGCCCAGATTCACGGAATAAAGTACCCGTCTGCAAACGGCTACACTTCAGTAAAAAGCAAGGGGTGCTACGGATGCCATACGGGCAAGCTGAGCAAATCCACAAATGCCTGGGGAGTTTCTGTTCCAACAATTCCCGAATTCAGCCACAGCAACTATCCAAATAACGGAACGAGGTGGGGAGATTACTGGAATAGCGTTGATGATGCTTGCATATACTGTCACACCCCTGCCGTTCACAGCTCGAATTTGAAAGGAAACGTTTCGATTGTTAAAGGTTCGAACAGCTACAGAGCAGATTTAGCAAACTCATACTGGTGTTCCGCGTGCCACTACTCCTCGTACTCAGGATACAAAGGAGATTCCCTCAATCCTACGCCTCCTGACATCGCATCCTATTCAACCCCCTCAGACGGCATAAAGTGGTTCGATCACTCTTCCTATATCTCCTCAGATTATTCCGATGCGAAGTGCCTTGAGTGCCATGGAGAGAATGTCGTGAGAAGCAATGAGTTCGTCCATGCCGTTAAAGAAGGAGTGGGAGGAGCTTGCATGGATTGCCATACCGATCCTTATTATTCCTCGGTTGCTGTGAACGTTTCATCCTTTGGGAGGCATGCGAAGGTTGATGGAAGAGAAGGCTTAGATGTCGATGACTGCAGGATCTGCCACTATTCTCCGTGGGAAATGCTCAGGAGTGGGTGGACTATCGTAAGCGTGACTTGCGAGGATTGTCATAAAGGAAACGTTCCAGAAGATGTCAAGATAACAGCTTTCCAGCACGGGAGCAACAGCTGTATTGATTGTCATGCGGGGGGCGGTTACGAGAAAGGTAAGCTTTACCACTATGACTTCTCCACGCCCTATGGATCTGTGAAGGATCCAGGGTGGAGCGAATGGAGCAAGAGCGTCGTTGACTGCTACGACTGCCATGTCAGCCATGCAAAGAGCGAGCCGTTCTACGCGATTGGAATAAGCAGCTACATGGCAACGAGCTTTTCATCCTGTGGCGGAGTTAACTGTCACGGAGGTGGAACTGTTCACAATGTCGTTAAAAGTCCGTACATGTATCCTCCGTTTGTCAGAGTCTCGATTGAGAGAAACATGGTACTCGAAGGAGAAACCGTTAGCGTTTCAGCCGATATATGGGGATACGACGTCCAGATTAACGATTCTTGGTATGAAGTGCTGGATGCAAAAGGCAACGTCCTTCTTTCCGGTAAAGCCTTACCGTCTGATGGCAGTTTCGGAGGACTCAAAAACGGATATGGATACGAGAGGGTTGAATTCAGCTTCAACGCAAACTTCGAACCCGGAGTTTACGAGGTAAGAGTGTATGCTGAGAAGGATACCGGTATGACTTCTTATGGCGAAGCCGAGCTCATTGTTGGGGCTGCTGGCAGCTCTGCTGCGAACTTCTACTTCGAATCATGGAATCTCGACGGAACGCTGACGAACTGGGCTTTCGGAGGTAGCGGAACGCTTGAGAAGAGCAGCATTTCAAAGTCCGGATACTCTGCCAAGATCACAGCAACCAGCGAGGCTTGGATCGAGAGCATAAAATTCCCTGTTGAAAGCAATAAAGAATACCTCGTAATCGTGTTCGCCAACTTCAGCAATAAGGTCGGTCTGACAGTGAAGAAGTGGAGCAATAATGCTCTACTGGAAACGACCCCAGAGGTCGTGGCTGAAGGAAATCCGGGAAGGTGGATAGCTTTTGGAACGGTGGTGAATTCCGGAAACGCCGACAATCTTTCAATACTGCTTAAGGTTTACAGCGGATACGCTTACTTCGACAACGTGTCTGTCGTAGCAGTTCCTCTGCTTGAGAACAGGGCAGTAAACGGGGAATTTGAAGAGGATGAAGATGCTTATGCGAGCTACGAAAAATCTGACGAGAACGTAAAAGCCTGGGAGCCGAAGAAGGTTAGCGGTTTCGTTTTGCCGGCAAAATATCCGGGGAGAGGTAGAGTTCTGGCTGTGCTTGGAACGGGATACTGGACTTCAGCGTATCAGGACGAAAGCTTCAGCACAGCTGCGAGAAGCTACGCAAGGGATTACGGGATAAGGATGTCTGGCGAATTCATCATCCTCGCGGACATCTACAAGTCATCCGAAGGTTTCGGAGGAGTTGAGCTGACATTCTGGGACTGGAGTTTCGATCAGGCGAAGAATAACCTTGTAGAGGATGGCTCTTACAAAGTTGGATTCTACGACAGTACCGACTGGAGAACTGTGGTAATCATAGACGACATGAATAATGCGAATTTGCTCCAAATAAAACTCAAGGGAGAGAACGTTAAAGAGCTAATGTTCGATAGAGTCAGATGCTACTTGAACGAGGGAGTGGTAAACTAA